AGCTGATCGTGCTGCCGCCCTTCTCGGTCAGGCTGGCCTTGATCTCGAAGGACGGCGAGAGGATCAGGGCGACGGCGATGGTCTCGCCGAGGGCCCGGCCCATCGCGAGCATCGTCCCGCCGATGATGCCGCCGCGACCGAAGGGCAGCACGACGGTGCGCACCATCCCCCAGGTGGAGGCGCCGAGCGCGAGCGCGGCCTCCTTCTCCCCCGGCGGGGTCTGCGAGAACACCTGGCGCATCACGGCGCAGGCCATCGGCATCACCATCATCGACACCGCGATGCCGGCGACGAAGGCGCTGAAGCCGTACTGGCTCAGGGCCGGCAGCGGTGAGTCGGCCTCGCCGCCGGGGACCGAGAAGATGGGCAGCCAACCGAGGTTGCGGTCGAACCAGATCGACAGGTCGGCGGCGTGCGGCATGATCAGCAGGAAGACGAACAGCCCGTAGATGATCGACGGCACCGCGGCCATCAGGTCGACCATCGAGACCAGGGTGGCCTTGAGCTTCACCGGCGCGTACTCGCTGATGTAGAGCGCGGTGGCCAGGGCCAGCGGGAACGCGATCACCATGGCGACCAGGGCGACCTGGAAGGTGCCGACCAGCACCGCGGCGATGCCGATGGTGTCGGTGTCGGGCGACCACTGCTGCTCGGTGAAGAAGCCGAAGCCGTAGCGCTTGAAGGTCGGGATCGCCTGGTAGCCCAGGAACAGCCCGACGCCGCCGGTGATGACGAGCACCGAGGCGCCGACCACCCGCGCGCTGTTCGCGAAGACCGCGTCGGCGCCGGTGCTGCGTCGCGAGATCGGACGCGCCTTGACGTCGACCTCGTCCGGCTGTGGCCGGTCGAGGTCGGAGAGAGTGGTGGTCACCTGTGCTTGCTGCCCCGTCGTCGCGTGTGTGCTGCGCCTGTCCCTGGCGGTCTCCGGTGGGAGCCGAGACGAGTGTCAGGAGCACGACGTAACGACCGGGGCGTCGATCGTGAACGGGAGCAGAACAGCCACCCCGGGTTGGGACAACTCGTCCGCCACCTGTGGACGGGCATGGCCCGAGATGACTAGGCGGATGACCCTGACGGGCCATCCGATGACTACCTGAGGTCAGGCGGTGGTCTGGACCACCACGGCACGGCGCGAGGCACGACGCAACGTCGTCAGCACCGCCGGACCCAGGACGACCACCGCGACCGCGGTGGTGATCGCGCGGCCGGTGTCGAAGCTGCCGGTCGAGGTGATCAGCGTGTAGGCCGCGAACGTGCGCAGGTTGTGCAGCGGTCCGGCCGTCGGGTCGAAGGTCAGGTCACCGCTGGCACCGGGCACGGCGACGCCGAGCAGGAACGGCCAGCCGGACAGGTTCATCAGCGCCCCGAACAGGTAGGCCGCCACGACGCCGTACGCCGCCAGCAGGGCGATCTCCCAGCGGCCGCTGATCGCCCGTCCGAAGGCACGGCGCGGCAGCAGGCCGGCGCCCAGGCCGACCCAGGCGGCGCACAGCATCTGGAAGGGCAGCCACGGCCCGACCCCGGCCGTCATCAGCGCCGAGGCGAACAGCGACGTCACGCCCAGCACGAAGCCGAAGCCGGCACCGAAGACCCGCCCGGCGAGGATCAGCAGGAAGAACACCAGCTCGACGCCCGCCGTACCGGCCGAGACCACGCGCATCAGCGCGTTGGCGGCCGAGAGCACCCCGAGGATCGCGAGCACCCGCGCGTCCATGCCGCCCTCGCTCATCTCGGCGACCACGACCGCGATCACCACGGGCAGCAGCAGGAGGAAGAGGAACGGCGGGTCGATGCGCGAGACGCCGTCGTCGACGCGCACCAGCAGCGGCCAGCAGAGCGTCATCAGGCCGAGCAGGGACGCGACGGCGAGCGTCGCCCGCGAGCGCGGGCTGAGCGGGATCGCCCGGGTGTCGAGGGCCGGCGTGCTCGTGGGGGCGCTCACGGCGCCACCACCTCGTCGACGCGCAGCCAGGGGGCGCCGAGCACCTTCATCACCTGGGGCGCGAACGCCGGCGACTCGGCCACGACCCGCCGGGTGGGTCCCGCGGAGACGACCTCGCCCTCGGCGAGCACGACCACCTCGTCGGCGACCGTCGCCACGAACTCGACGTCGTGGGTGGCGACGAGCACGGCGTGGCCCTCAGCGGCCAGGTCGCGCAGGATGGCGGCGAGGGCGGCCTTGGCGTTGTAGTCGAGGCCGCGGGTGGGCTCGTCGAGGAGCACGACCCGCGGGGCCGGTGCGAGCACCAGGGCCAGGGCCAGCGCGAGCCGTTGTCCCTCGGACAGGTCGCGCGGATGGGTGGTGTCGTCGATGCCGGGCACCAGGCGGTCGAGGATGGTCCGGGTGCCCGGGCCGCCGGCGGCACACTCGTCGGCGACGGTCTCGAGGTAGAGCAGGTCGGAGGCGGTCTGCGGCAGGAGCGCCACCCGGCCCCGGCGACCGGCCGGGTCGAGAGCCGCGGTGTCGTCGCCGCCGAGGTCGACCGCGCCCGTACGGCGCTTGCGCGACCC
The Nocardioides plantarum genome window above contains:
- the pstC gene encoding phosphate ABC transporter permease subunit PstC, whose product is MTTTLSDLDRPQPDEVDVKARPISRRSTGADAVFANSARVVGASVLVITGGVGLFLGYQAIPTFKRYGFGFFTEQQWSPDTDTIGIAAVLVGTFQVALVAMVIAFPLALATALYISEYAPVKLKATLVSMVDLMAAVPSIIYGLFVFLLIMPHAADLSIWFDRNLGWLPIFSVPGGEADSPLPALSQYGFSAFVAGIAVSMMVMPMACAVMRQVFSQTPPGEKEAALALGASTWGMVRTVVLPFGRGGIIGGTMLAMGRALGETIAVALILSPSFEIKASLTEKGGSTISSLIANRFGDATSTQLSALLAAGLVLFLITLGINTMAAIVVNRSRSGADTD
- a CDS encoding ECF transporter S component, with amino-acid sequence MTLCWPLLVRVDDGVSRIDPPFLFLLLLPVVIAVVVAEMSEGGMDARVLAILGVLSAANALMRVVSAGTAGVELVFFLLILAGRVFGAGFGFVLGVTSLFASALMTAGVGPWLPFQMLCAAWVGLGAGLLPRRAFGRAISGRWEIALLAAYGVVAAYLFGALMNLSGWPFLLGVAVPGASGDLTFDPTAGPLHNLRTFAAYTLITSTGSFDTGRAITTAVAVVVLGPAVLTTLRRASRRAVVVQTTA